One genomic segment of Macaca fascicularis isolate 582-1 chromosome 19, T2T-MFA8v1.1 includes these proteins:
- the PNMA8B gene encoding paraneoplastic antigen-like protein 8B: protein MAMSILQDWCRSLDVDAHRALLVTGIPEGLEQADVEAVLQPTLLPLGTFRLRHMKGLMNEKAQAALVEFVEDVNHAAIPREIPGKDGVWRVLWKDRAQDTRVLRQMRRLLLDDGPTQAAEAGAPGEAPTPPASETQAQDSGEVTGQAGSPLGAARNARRGRRGRRNRTRRNRLTQKGKKRSRGGRPSASARSEDEDSSDESLGIVIEEIDQGDLSGDEDQSALYATLQAAARELVRQWAPCSSEGEDGPREFLALVTVTDKAKKEEAEKEPAAAESIRLNTKEDKNGVPDLVALLAVRDTPDEEPVDSDASESDSQESEDQETEGLDNPEFVAIVAYTDPSDPWAREEMLKIASVIESLGWSDEKDKRDALRQVLSVMSKDTNGTRVKVEEAGREVDAVVLRKAGDDGDLRECISTLAQPDLPPQAKKAGCGLFGGWSEHGEDEGGLLELVALLAAQDMAEVMKEEKENAWEGGKYKYPKGKLGEVLALLAARENMGSNEGSEEASDEQSEEESEDTESEASEPEDRASRKPRAKRARTAPRGLTPAGAPPTASGARKTRGGGRGRGRGVTPEKKAGSRGSAQDDAAGSRKKKGSAGAGANARAGEAKGQAPTGSKAARGKKARRGRRLPPKCR, encoded by the coding sequence ATGGCCATGAGCATTTTGCAGGACTGGTGCCGGAGCCTGGACGTGGACGCGCATAGGGCCCTGCTGGTCACTGGCATCCCGGAGGGCCTGGAGCAGGCAGACGTTGAAGCCGTCCTGCAGCCGACCCTCCTGCCCCTGGGCACGTTCAGGTTGCGACACATGAAGGGCTTGATGAACGAGAAGGCCCAGGCCGCCCTGGTGGAGTTTGTGGAGGACGTCAATCACGCTGCCATTCCCAGGGAGATCCCAGGCAAGGACGGGGTCTGGAGGGTTCTGTGGAAGGACCGTGCGCAGGACACGAGGGTCCTGAGGCAGATGAGACGCCTGCTGCTGGATGACGGACCCACGCAGGCCGCGGAGGCTGGGGCCCCCGGGGAGGCGCCCACCCCTCCAGCTTCGGAGACCCAGGCCCAGGATTCTGGGGAGGTGACAGGGCAGGCTGGCTCGCCTCTTGGGGCAGCCAGGAACGCAAGGAGGGGCCGTCGGGGTCGTAGAAACAGAACCAGACGCAACAGGTTGACCCAGAAGGGCAAGAAGAGAAGCCGAGGAGGGCGGCCGTCTGCTTCCGCGAGGAGTGAGGATGAGGACTCTTCCGATGAGAGCCTGGGCATCGTGATCGAGGAGATCGACCAGGGGGACCTGAGCGGAGACGAGGACCAGAGTGCGCTGTACGCCACGCTCCAGGCGGCTGCCAGGGAGCTGGTTAGGCAGTGGGCGCCCTGCAGCTCGGAGGGGGAAGATGGTCCCCGCGAGTTCTTGGCTCTGGTCACTGTCACCGACAAAGCGAAGAaagaagaggcagagaaggagcCAGCTGCGGCCGAATCCATCCGCTTGAACaccaaagaagacaaaaatggcGTCCCCGACTTAGTGGCCCTGCTGGCTGTGAGAGACACCCCGGACGAGGAGCCGGTGGACAGCGACGCTTCGGAGAGCGACTCGCAGGAAAGTGAGGACCAAGAAACAGAGGGGTTGGATAATCCTGAGTTCGTGGCCATTGTGGCCTATACCGACCCGTCGGACCCCTGGGCCCGGGAGGAGATGTTGAAAATCGCTTCTGTTATCGAGTCTCTAGGCTGGAGCGACGAGAAAGACAAGCGAGACGCCCTCCGACAGGTCTTGTCCGTTATGTCCAAAGACACTAACGGGACCCGCGTGAAGGTGGAGGAGGCGGGCCGCGAGGTGGACGCCGTGGTCCTGCGCAAGGCCGGGGACGACGGGGACCTCCGGGAGTGCATTTCCACCTTGGCGCAGCCAGATCTCCCTCCCCAGGCGAAGAAGGCTGGGTGTGGCCTCTTCGGGGGCTGGAGCGAGCACGGTGAGGACGAGGGGGGCCTTCTGGAGCTGGTGGCGCTCCTGGCTGCCCAGGACATGGCGGAGGTgatgaaggaggaaaaagaaaacgcCTGGGAAGGTGGGAAGTACAAATACCCCAAAGGCAAACTGGGGGAGGTATTGGCGCTCCTGGCCGCCCGGGAGAACATGGGGTCCAACGAGGGGTCAGAGGAGGCTTCGGACGAACAGTCCGAGGAGGAGTCGGAAGACACCGAGAGCGAGGCGTCGGAGCCCGAGGACAGGGCGTCCAGGAAGCCCCGGGCCAAGAGGGCGCGCACCGCCCCCAGGGGCCTGACTCCGGCCGGCGCGCCCCCCACCGCGTCCGGGGCCCGCAAAACCCGCGGGGGCGGCCGAGGCCGAGGCCGGGGCGTCACTCCCGAGAAGAAAGCCGGGAGCCGGGGCTCGGCCCAGGACGACGCCGCGGGAAGCCGGAAGAAGAAGGGGAGCGCGGGCGCCGGGGCCAATGCCAGGGCAGGCGAGGCCAAGGGCCAGGCGCCCACTGGATCCAAGGCCGCACGCGGGAAGAAGGCCCGTCGGGGCCGGAGGCTGCCCCCCAAATGCCGCTAG